A region of Subtercola boreus DNA encodes the following proteins:
- a CDS encoding DUF6855 family protein, protein MTEGTAEEPWQLTTAPGSSNYTMHIEGDELVCQVGSTKLTYRSRAIEDLHGWLIEQGDWVPLGAADESKIAAAGSIEEWGRSEANPVGGWYGLRKGYRGRFGMYLPPLLEKLGLVELTHTPRNNSARAL, encoded by the coding sequence ATGACCGAAGGCACAGCCGAGGAACCGTGGCAGCTGACAACAGCGCCCGGGTCGTCGAACTACACGATGCACATCGAGGGCGATGAACTCGTCTGCCAGGTCGGCTCGACGAAGCTGACGTACCGGTCCCGGGCCATCGAGGACCTGCACGGCTGGCTGATCGAGCAGGGCGACTGGGTGCCGCTCGGCGCCGCCGATGAATCGAAGATCGCTGCCGCGGGCAGCATCGAGGAGTGGGGGCGGTCTGAGGCCAACCCCGTCGGCGGGTGGTACGGGTTGCGGAAGGGCTACCGCGGACGGTTCGGGATGTACCTGCCCCCGTTGCTCGAGAAGCTCGGCCTCGTCGAACTGACCCATACCCCGCGGAACAACTCGGCCCGCGCGCTCTGA
- a CDS encoding ATP-binding protein, with translation MRIALLGGLRVEHEGRPIAVSGTMQLAVLFRLTVDAGTAVSYRAIAEDVWGLDAPQNTRAALQSIVSRLRSQLPDGSIESTTGGYRLNLRREDVDALVFTDLVDRAAGGGADAGPNALRALELWAGEPWIPSPNFDWFLRDLSRDHALAVQVRGADVAVRQDSAIPAPLTSLVGREAELHAIAEQLTGNRLVTIIGTGGAGKTRLAIETAAHRGNALLVELAPVGPSEVLGAVLTATGRELRTAETTGESSRTRILEALAGRDVLLVLDNCEHVIDAAAALSEDLLASLPRLRILATSREPLGVPGEAFVGLGSLPHPEDERIGSATSADLAAFPAVELFCQRAQSARGRPLESDEVVLAARICTRLDGLPLAIELAAAKLRTMEPGEILSGLDDRFTLLAGGYRTGIPHHQTLKAMIDWSWSLLDEVERRALLALSVFPAGVGVVEARSLATALGLPDAAVFDSLVDRSLLQRTRGRFRELETIREYGIERALEAGTLAEARAAQAGYMMERAADFDRMLRGPRLLEGVAWFDDEEDNLASALRHAAGLPLPEVLVRLTVSSLWYWVLRDRNEDAVNWLRSAAAAATEVEGDEAKILSLVLPLLENFSGNDTDHFDAAVLGGHLHDLLEPLRSIELGPGSHELLQLLGPSLLAFAEVATDADWFAAVRLPRGEELGLDTWPTAVLHVMRAGAAQNRGAVDELGAESEIALDMLAEVGDRWGSAFAQRMRAEWLTLQGRLEEALELADASTGAMRAIASATDFAREQGLSIHLLWRLGRSDEARARVERIVAETDSGGDPRAVIQVLVNALLLDVAVRDVAAAGIRVGKIDELVAHSTLPLQTVAVLETAKAALARELGDFDGAEQHLRTAAESSLQSRDQPIIGSVAIGAGMLALARGDVETAVRAADFASAVIGAYDATHPDLMAISAAADSAGIGRPATGVTARPESVGVLRDLLG, from the coding sequence GTGAGAATCGCGCTGCTCGGCGGCCTGCGGGTCGAACACGAAGGTCGGCCCATCGCGGTGTCGGGCACGATGCAGCTCGCGGTGCTGTTCCGTCTCACGGTCGACGCGGGCACCGCCGTCAGCTACCGGGCGATCGCCGAAGACGTGTGGGGGTTGGATGCTCCCCAGAACACCAGGGCGGCCCTGCAGTCCATCGTGTCGAGGCTCCGCTCCCAGCTGCCCGACGGTTCGATCGAGTCGACGACCGGCGGATACCGGCTGAACCTCCGCCGCGAAGACGTCGATGCCCTCGTCTTCACCGATCTGGTCGACCGGGCCGCGGGTGGGGGCGCGGATGCTGGACCGAACGCACTCCGGGCCCTCGAGCTCTGGGCGGGGGAGCCGTGGATCCCCTCGCCGAACTTCGACTGGTTCCTCCGCGACCTCAGCCGCGACCACGCCCTCGCCGTGCAGGTGCGCGGTGCGGACGTCGCCGTCCGGCAGGACTCCGCCATCCCCGCTCCGCTCACCAGCCTGGTCGGCCGCGAGGCGGAGCTCCACGCGATCGCCGAGCAGCTGACGGGCAACCGCCTGGTCACGATCATCGGCACCGGGGGAGCGGGCAAGACCCGGCTCGCGATCGAGACCGCCGCGCACCGCGGCAACGCGCTGCTCGTCGAGCTCGCACCCGTCGGGCCGAGCGAGGTCCTGGGCGCGGTGCTGACCGCGACGGGCCGCGAGCTCCGTACGGCGGAGACCACCGGCGAGTCCAGCCGCACGCGCATCCTGGAGGCCCTGGCCGGTCGCGACGTGCTGCTCGTGCTCGACAACTGCGAACACGTGATCGATGCGGCGGCCGCACTGTCGGAGGACCTGTTGGCGTCCCTGCCGCGCCTGCGCATCCTCGCCACCAGCCGGGAACCGCTGGGCGTTCCGGGCGAGGCGTTCGTCGGTCTCGGCTCGCTGCCGCACCCGGAAGACGAACGGATCGGATCGGCGACCTCCGCAGACCTCGCCGCCTTCCCCGCCGTGGAGCTCTTCTGCCAGCGGGCTCAGTCGGCGCGCGGCCGCCCACTGGAGAGCGACGAGGTCGTGCTGGCCGCCCGAATCTGCACCCGCCTCGACGGGCTCCCGCTCGCCATCGAGCTGGCCGCCGCCAAGCTCCGCACGATGGAGCCGGGCGAGATCCTGAGCGGCCTCGACGACCGGTTCACCCTGTTGGCCGGCGGCTATCGCACGGGGATCCCGCACCACCAGACACTGAAGGCGATGATCGACTGGAGCTGGAGCCTGCTCGATGAGGTTGAGCGCCGCGCCCTGCTCGCCCTGTCGGTGTTCCCGGCCGGAGTGGGCGTGGTCGAGGCCCGATCCCTGGCCACGGCGCTCGGGCTGCCGGATGCCGCGGTCTTCGACTCGCTGGTCGACAGGTCGCTGCTGCAGCGCACGCGCGGCCGTTTCCGCGAACTCGAGACCATCCGTGAGTACGGCATCGAGCGGGCCCTCGAAGCCGGCACCCTGGCCGAGGCGAGGGCCGCGCAGGCCGGCTACATGATGGAGCGCGCCGCCGACTTCGACCGGATGCTCCGCGGGCCGCGCCTCCTGGAGGGGGTCGCCTGGTTCGACGACGAGGAGGACAACCTGGCCAGCGCCCTCCGCCATGCGGCCGGCCTGCCGCTGCCGGAGGTGCTGGTACGCCTGACGGTCTCGAGCCTCTGGTACTGGGTGCTCCGCGACCGCAACGAGGACGCGGTGAACTGGCTCCGCTCCGCGGCCGCCGCAGCCACCGAGGTCGAAGGCGACGAAGCGAAGATCCTCTCCCTGGTGCTGCCGCTGCTCGAGAACTTCTCGGGCAACGACACCGACCACTTCGACGCGGCCGTGCTCGGCGGGCACCTGCACGACCTGCTCGAGCCTCTCCGCTCGATCGAGTTGGGGCCCGGCAGCCACGAGCTCCTCCAACTGCTCGGGCCGAGTCTGCTGGCCTTCGCCGAGGTCGCGACCGACGCGGATTGGTTCGCCGCCGTGCGGCTCCCGCGCGGGGAGGAGCTGGGGCTCGACACCTGGCCGACCGCCGTTCTGCATGTGATGCGGGCCGGAGCGGCGCAGAACCGCGGCGCCGTCGACGAGCTCGGCGCGGAGTCCGAGATCGCCCTCGACATGCTGGCAGAGGTGGGCGACCGGTGGGGCAGCGCCTTCGCCCAGCGGATGCGGGCGGAGTGGCTCACGCTCCAGGGCCGGCTCGAGGAGGCCCTCGAACTCGCCGACGCCTCGACCGGCGCCATGCGAGCCATCGCGTCGGCCACCGACTTCGCCCGCGAACAGGGGCTGAGCATCCACCTGCTGTGGCGGCTCGGACGGTCCGACGAGGCGCGCGCCCGCGTCGAGCGAATCGTCGCCGAGACCGATTCGGGCGGCGATCCGCGGGCTGTCATCCAGGTTCTGGTCAACGCCCTGCTTCTGGACGTCGCGGTTCGGGATGTCGCGGCGGCGGGCATCCGTGTCGGAAAGATCGACGAGCTGGTCGCCCATTCGACGCTGCCCCTGCAGACCGTTGCGGTGCTGGAGACGGCGAAGGCCGCGTTGGCCCGCGAACTCGGGGACTTCGACGGCGCAGAGCAGCACCTCCGGACGGCGGCGGAGAGTTCCCTGCAGAGCCGCGACCAGCCCATCATCGGCAGTGTCGCCATCGGCGCCGGGATGCTGGCCCTCGCCCGGGGCGACGTGGAGACGGCCGTGCGCGCTGCCGATTTCGCGTCGGCCGTCATCGGCGCGTACGACGCGACGCACCCGGACCTCATGGCGATCAGCGCGGCGGCCGACAGCGCCGGAATCGGGCGCCCTGCCACCGGAGTGACCGCGCGCCCGGAATCCGTCGGCGTGCTCAGGGACCTGCTCGGCTAG
- a CDS encoding ABC transporter permease, producing the protein MIRDSLILAKRSVVKMTRNPEQFIDVTLQPIILTVVFVFIFGGAIAGSTGAYVEFALPGIIVQTIMFTSLTIGVNLNTDIQKGIFDRFRSLPIARSAPLFGAVLGDIVRHSIAITVTLVFGAIIGFQFNTPWWHVAAAILLIIAFAVSLCWVSVLIGMLARSAGAVQGLSFLIVFPLTFGSSTFVPASTLPTWLQGWVAVNPVTHVIESMRGLLTGTTGVAGDTTTGQVLWVIASCIVLVGVFFPLATWAYRRKI; encoded by the coding sequence ATGATCCGCGACTCCCTCATCCTCGCCAAACGTTCCGTCGTCAAGATGACACGGAATCCCGAACAGTTCATCGACGTCACCCTGCAGCCGATCATCCTCACCGTCGTGTTCGTCTTCATCTTCGGCGGTGCGATCGCCGGGTCGACAGGGGCCTACGTCGAGTTCGCCCTCCCCGGCATCATCGTGCAGACCATCATGTTCACCTCACTCACCATCGGCGTGAACCTGAACACCGACATCCAGAAGGGCATCTTCGACAGGTTCCGCTCCCTGCCGATCGCGCGCTCCGCTCCCCTGTTCGGCGCTGTGCTCGGTGACATCGTGCGGCACTCGATCGCCATCACCGTGACCCTGGTGTTCGGCGCCATCATCGGCTTCCAGTTCAACACGCCGTGGTGGCATGTCGCCGCTGCGATCCTGCTGATCATCGCGTTCGCCGTCAGCCTCTGCTGGGTCTCCGTGCTGATCGGGATGCTCGCGCGGAGCGCGGGCGCCGTGCAGGGCCTGTCGTTCCTGATCGTCTTCCCGCTCACGTTCGGTTCGTCGACGTTCGTGCCGGCCTCGACCCTGCCGACCTGGCTGCAGGGCTGGGTGGCGGTGAACCCCGTCACCCACGTGATCGAGTCGATGCGGGGGCTCCTCACCGGAACGACCGGTGTGGCCGGCGACACGACGACGGGACAGGTGCTCTGGGTGATCGCCTCCTGCATCGTGCTGGTCGGAGTCTTCTTCCCGCTGGCGACCTGGGCGTACCGGCGCAAGATCTAG
- a CDS encoding ATP-binding cassette domain-containing protein translates to MTAAIEAHGLVKRFGRTTALNGIDLTVEEGRVLGVLGPNGAGKTTAVRILATLLRPDGGTATVSGLDVVHQATAVRRKIGLTGQFASIDEDLTGMQNLVMIGQLLDLTTRQAKIRASELLEEFDLTEAGGRLAKTYSGGMRRRLDLSASLIGRPAVVFLDEPTTGLDPAKRDDVWDMIRVLVQQGTTILLTTQYLEEADALANEITVIDHGTIIAHDTPQGLKRQVGGQTLEVRPSDVASLPRVRELLVRFGTREPEQPAPDLLSVPVAGEGALTQVVAALAAESISVSELSLRLPSLDEVFYSLTGQTKNDDAASSADAASPAVSTSPAVSTSTKGAAS, encoded by the coding sequence ATGACAGCAGCCATCGAGGCCCACGGCCTCGTCAAACGATTCGGCAGGACGACAGCCCTGAACGGCATCGACCTGACCGTCGAGGAGGGGCGGGTGCTCGGCGTGCTCGGCCCGAACGGGGCCGGCAAGACCACAGCGGTCCGCATCCTGGCCACCCTGCTCCGACCGGACGGCGGCACCGCCACGGTCTCGGGCCTCGACGTTGTGCACCAGGCCACCGCCGTGCGGCGGAAGATCGGCCTGACCGGCCAGTTCGCCAGCATCGACGAGGACCTCACCGGCATGCAGAACCTCGTGATGATCGGGCAGCTGCTCGACCTCACAACACGGCAGGCGAAGATCCGGGCATCCGAACTCCTCGAGGAGTTCGATCTGACGGAGGCCGGCGGACGGCTCGCGAAGACCTACTCGGGCGGAATGCGCCGGCGGCTCGACCTCTCGGCCTCGCTCATCGGACGGCCCGCCGTGGTGTTCCTCGACGAGCCGACGACGGGGCTCGACCCGGCCAAGCGCGACGACGTCTGGGACATGATCCGCGTGCTGGTGCAGCAGGGCACGACCATCCTGCTGACGACGCAGTACCTCGAGGAGGCCGATGCGCTCGCCAACGAGATCACCGTCATCGACCACGGCACGATCATCGCCCATGACACCCCTCAGGGCCTGAAGCGGCAGGTGGGCGGCCAGACGCTCGAAGTACGACCGTCGGATGTCGCCTCCCTCCCCCGGGTGCGGGAACTGCTGGTGCGGTTCGGCACGCGCGAACCCGAACAGCCGGCCCCCGACCTGCTGTCGGTGCCGGTTGCCGGAGAGGGGGCGCTGACCCAGGTGGTCGCCGCCCTCGCCGCCGAGAGCATCTCGGTGTCGGAGCTGTCGCTCCGGCTGCCGAGCCTCGATGAAGTCTTCTACTCGCTCACCGGCCAGACGAAGAACGACGACGCCGCCAGCTCCGCCGACGCCGCCAGCCCCGCCGTCTCCACCAGCCCCGCCGTCTCCACCAGCACGAAAGGAGCGGCCTCCTGA
- a CDS encoding response regulator transcription factor, producing MEPPFGHVEQSMLDRAVASVAKASGTGFAFGGYTVGGSLRVTSFVGTRTRNLSGLVVQPARGLGGQAMAENRARIVSDYAGSRFITHDYDGAVVGEGVVGLFAVPITVEGAARGVIYSASHADTFPGSGFTHPVVELVSSLSRELTTRADAARRVDHLERRLAMLTGTPESPMESSNIRLSPRERDVLVQAGLGRSNAEAGTALGLREVTVKGYLATAMAKLNATNRYGAVLNARRFGLIA from the coding sequence ATGGAGCCCCCGTTCGGACACGTCGAGCAGTCAATGCTCGACCGAGCCGTCGCGAGTGTGGCGAAGGCCTCGGGCACCGGGTTCGCGTTCGGCGGCTACACGGTGGGTGGTTCGCTGCGGGTGACCTCCTTCGTCGGAACCCGCACCCGCAATCTCAGCGGCCTCGTCGTGCAGCCGGCCCGGGGCCTCGGCGGCCAGGCGATGGCGGAGAACAGGGCCCGCATCGTCAGCGACTACGCCGGGTCGCGGTTCATCACCCACGACTACGACGGTGCCGTCGTCGGGGAGGGAGTCGTCGGGCTGTTCGCCGTTCCCATCACGGTCGAGGGTGCCGCGCGGGGAGTCATCTACTCGGCGTCCCACGCCGACACCTTCCCCGGGTCGGGTTTCACCCACCCTGTCGTCGAACTCGTCTCCTCCCTGTCGCGGGAGCTCACCACCCGTGCCGACGCCGCTCGCCGGGTCGATCACCTCGAACGCCGCCTCGCCATGCTGACGGGAACACCGGAGTCGCCGATGGAGAGTTCGAACATCCGGCTTTCCCCGCGGGAGAGAGATGTGCTGGTGCAGGCGGGTCTCGGCCGCTCGAATGCGGAGGCGGGAACAGCCCTCGGGCTCCGGGAGGTGACCGTGAAGGGCTACCTGGCGACGGCGATGGCGAAGCTGAACGCCACGAACCGTTACGGCGCGGTGCTGAACGCCCGCCGTTTCGGGCTCATCGCCTAG
- a CDS encoding AMP-binding protein has protein sequence MQLPSVSSGSTPYSEVDAFSRTDRSGFWLEAAKAVDWIRPPTVAIEQRSPREWGWFPDGELNLSANALDRHVDAGRGDLTALLYDSAMTGTKAAFSYRELRDLVADFAGVLRSQGVGVGDRVLVYLPMTPDAVVAMLACARLGAIHSVVFGGFAATELAVRIDDATPKVIVTASGGLEPGRAVEYLHLVRKAIDLAAHRVQSVIVRDRAAVPGSAADYQGDTEVAWLDWEELLVDAVPAAPVSMPSEAPLYILYTSGTTGSPKGIVRDTGGYAVALAWAMKNIYGIVPGQTIFTASDVGWVVGHSFIVYGPLIAGGTTVLYEGKPVGTPDAGAFWRIVEEYRVNALYTAPTALRAIRRVDVGLAELERYDISSLKALYLAGERLDPETWHWANDGLGVPIVDHWWQTETGWSICANPLYIEALPAKAGSTTVPMPGFDVRIVDASGSTIDEPGVEGNIAIALPLPPGALIGIWGSPERYAEAYLSAFPGFYATGDAGHLDEDGYLFVMGRTDDVINVAGHRLSTGSLEEVLTLHPAVAECAVIGVHDDLKGQRAAGFVTLKIGVDHHPDTLVAELVALVREHIGPVAAFRDVTVLDRLPKTRSGKILRKTMRQIVDGVPYTVPATIEDVSVLDPLLALFRTAEVGAGSS, from the coding sequence ATGCAGCTGCCATCCGTTTCGTCAGGTTCGACACCGTACAGCGAGGTCGATGCGTTCAGCAGGACCGACCGGTCCGGTTTCTGGCTGGAGGCAGCGAAGGCCGTCGACTGGATCCGCCCTCCGACCGTCGCGATCGAACAGCGGTCGCCCCGGGAGTGGGGCTGGTTCCCCGACGGGGAACTGAACCTGAGCGCCAACGCGCTCGACCGCCACGTCGACGCCGGCCGCGGCGACCTGACCGCCCTGCTGTACGACTCCGCGATGACCGGCACCAAGGCCGCCTTCAGTTACCGGGAACTCCGTGACCTGGTCGCCGACTTCGCCGGGGTGCTGAGAAGCCAGGGTGTCGGCGTCGGTGACCGGGTTCTGGTCTACCTGCCCATGACACCGGATGCCGTGGTCGCCATGCTCGCCTGCGCGCGGCTCGGCGCCATCCACTCGGTCGTCTTCGGGGGCTTCGCCGCGACAGAACTCGCCGTGCGGATCGACGATGCGACACCGAAGGTCATCGTCACCGCATCGGGAGGACTCGAGCCCGGCCGGGCCGTCGAGTACCTGCACCTCGTGCGGAAGGCGATCGACCTCGCCGCCCACCGGGTGCAGTCCGTGATCGTGCGCGACCGGGCCGCGGTGCCCGGCAGCGCAGCCGACTACCAGGGCGACACCGAGGTCGCGTGGCTCGACTGGGAGGAGCTGCTGGTGGATGCCGTACCGGCCGCGCCCGTCAGCATGCCCTCTGAGGCACCCCTGTACATCCTCTACACCTCGGGCACCACAGGGAGTCCGAAAGGGATCGTCCGCGACACCGGCGGTTATGCCGTGGCGCTCGCCTGGGCGATGAAGAACATCTACGGCATCGTGCCGGGGCAGACGATCTTCACCGCGTCCGACGTCGGCTGGGTCGTGGGCCACTCGTTCATCGTCTACGGACCCCTGATCGCCGGCGGCACGACAGTGCTCTACGAGGGCAAGCCGGTGGGCACCCCCGACGCCGGAGCCTTCTGGCGGATCGTCGAGGAGTACCGCGTGAACGCGCTGTACACCGCGCCGACCGCCCTCCGCGCCATCCGCCGTGTCGACGTCGGTCTCGCCGAGCTCGAGCGCTACGACATCTCCAGCCTGAAGGCCCTGTATCTCGCGGGGGAACGTCTCGACCCGGAGACCTGGCACTGGGCGAACGACGGTCTCGGCGTGCCGATCGTCGACCACTGGTGGCAGACGGAGACGGGGTGGTCGATCTGCGCCAACCCGCTCTACATCGAAGCCCTGCCCGCCAAGGCCGGGTCGACGACGGTCCCGATGCCGGGCTTCGACGTGAGAATCGTGGATGCCTCGGGATCGACCATCGACGAGCCCGGAGTCGAGGGCAACATCGCCATCGCCCTCCCGCTGCCGCCCGGCGCCCTGATCGGCATCTGGGGGAGCCCCGAGCGCTATGCCGAGGCCTACCTCAGCGCCTTCCCGGGCTTCTATGCCACGGGCGACGCCGGGCATTTAGACGAGGACGGGTACCTCTTCGTCATGGGACGCACCGACGACGTCATCAACGTCGCGGGCCACCGCCTCTCGACGGGTTCCCTCGAAGAGGTGCTGACGCTTCATCCGGCCGTCGCCGAGTGCGCCGTGATCGGCGTGCACGACGACCTGAAGGGCCAGCGGGCCGCGGGATTCGTGACCCTCAAGATCGGCGTCGACCACCACCCCGACACGCTCGTCGCCGAGCTGGTCGCCCTGGTGCGCGAGCACATCGGACCGGTCGCCGCCTTCCGGGATGTGACCGTACTCGACCGCCTGCCGAAGACCCGGTCGGGAAAGATCCTCCGGAAGACCATGCGGCAGATCGTCGACGGGGTGCCGTACACGGTTCCGGCGACGATCGAAGACGTGTCGGTGCTGGATCCTCTGCTCGCGCTGTTCCGCACCGCGGAGGTGGGGGCGGGCAGCTCGTAG
- a CDS encoding alpha/beta fold hydrolase — MRHTGRLADARAGRRRTRIVIATVAAALVVPLLALPAGTASAAGPASTTTTSATASTTAGPAVRSSFVPVPEAPGSSTSIQIDTDLYTPATTPAPAVLLAHGFGQTKADLAPEAEELQAAGFVVLAYTARGFGQSGGSIGLDSLDGEVPDARALVDVLAADPAVEKVGDDPVVGAVGGSYGGALALMLGATDPRIDTVVAAITWNELSEALVPGSAGSVDGSGSATARLRDFKSGWTTRLFGAGITPGAPCGRFTPEFCALYANLVAGGQPSAADLALLERSSPATVLSGMRAPTLLLQGLQDNLFGLDQADANARQLAAAGAPVEVQWFNGGHDGGGIGGTDTVIRSWLTDHLKANAPVPGTFSYAVPPSATAFGRIVTAAEYPGLGGSGDALQLALDGAPKTIVNPPGGQPAAVTGLPGLDTSTAAGRTAVGLLGAANSPAEQAQFSSAPLTDPVVLAGSATVRLRVGVTDGGAAAAGAATSGAASTDEALLYAQLSVATGDAVRVLPGGVAPIRVPLAGDSTGTLVTVTLPATAWSFTPGDRLQLTIRTTDSQFQGQAAPAAYTVALDGPISLPTVSPIATDQSEGQPSVGVLVGIAATLLAGILLVGFAVLRSRRAARRPAPTSPSAPDRPGTPVDEAAPLSIHGLTKRFRSGFLAVDDVSFTVERGQVLGLLGENGAGKTTTLRMVAGLIRPDAGTATSFGVEIAPGSPVLARVGCFIEGPGFLPHLSGRRNLDLFWAATGRPRAEARFDEALAVADLGGALAKPVRGYSQGMRQRLAIAQAMLGMPDLLILDEPTNGLDPPQITALRGVLRRYAEGGRTVIVSSHLLGEVELTCSHIVVMSHGRVVATGPVGDVAGGRNLEEAFLSLIGPTEPSA, encoded by the coding sequence ATGAGGCACACGGGTCGGCTGGCGGATGCTCGCGCGGGTCGCCGCCGGACGCGGATCGTCATCGCCACCGTCGCCGCGGCGCTCGTGGTACCGCTTCTGGCGCTGCCAGCGGGGACGGCGTCGGCAGCGGGGCCGGCTTCGACCACCACGACTTCCGCCACCGCCTCCACAACCGCCGGCCCCGCGGTGCGCTCCTCCTTCGTGCCGGTACCCGAAGCGCCGGGCAGCAGCACGAGCATCCAGATCGACACCGACCTCTACACGCCCGCTACGACCCCGGCCCCTGCGGTGCTGCTCGCGCACGGCTTCGGGCAGACCAAAGCCGACCTCGCTCCCGAGGCGGAGGAGTTGCAGGCCGCAGGGTTCGTGGTCCTTGCCTACACCGCCCGCGGTTTCGGCCAGTCCGGCGGGTCGATCGGGCTCGATTCGCTCGACGGTGAGGTTCCGGATGCCCGGGCCCTCGTCGACGTGCTGGCCGCCGACCCGGCGGTCGAGAAGGTCGGGGACGACCCGGTCGTGGGCGCGGTCGGCGGTTCGTACGGGGGAGCCCTCGCCCTGATGCTCGGGGCGACCGACCCGCGGATCGACACCGTGGTCGCTGCCATCACCTGGAACGAGCTCTCCGAAGCCCTGGTTCCGGGGTCGGCGGGCAGCGTCGACGGATCCGGTTCGGCGACCGCCCGGCTCCGGGACTTCAAGTCCGGGTGGACGACACGGCTGTTCGGCGCGGGCATCACCCCCGGTGCCCCCTGCGGACGCTTCACCCCGGAGTTCTGTGCGCTCTACGCCAACCTCGTCGCCGGCGGCCAGCCGAGCGCGGCCGACCTGGCCCTGCTGGAACGATCCTCACCCGCCACGGTGCTGTCGGGGATGCGCGCACCCACGCTCCTGCTGCAGGGCCTCCAGGACAACCTGTTCGGGCTCGACCAGGCCGACGCGAACGCCCGGCAGCTGGCGGCGGCCGGCGCGCCGGTCGAGGTGCAGTGGTTCAACGGCGGGCACGACGGCGGGGGTATCGGCGGCACCGATACGGTCATCCGGTCGTGGCTCACCGACCATCTGAAGGCGAACGCGCCGGTGCCCGGAACCTTCAGCTATGCGGTTCCACCGAGCGCGACCGCGTTCGGCCGGATCGTCACGGCGGCCGAGTACCCGGGGCTCGGCGGATCGGGTGACGCGCTGCAGCTCGCCCTCGACGGCGCCCCGAAGACGATCGTGAACCCGCCGGGCGGCCAGCCGGCCGCCGTCACCGGGCTCCCGGGGCTCGACACCAGCACCGCGGCCGGCCGCACGGCGGTGGGGCTGCTGGGCGCCGCGAACTCCCCGGCCGAACAGGCGCAGTTCTCCTCCGCGCCGCTCACCGACCCGGTCGTTCTGGCCGGGTCCGCCACGGTCCGTCTGAGGGTGGGGGTCACCGACGGCGGTGCGGCAGCCGCCGGTGCGGCGACATCCGGTGCCGCGTCTACGGATGAAGCGCTGTTGTACGCACAGCTCTCCGTCGCCACGGGGGACGCCGTGCGGGTTCTGCCCGGCGGGGTCGCGCCGATCCGGGTGCCGCTGGCCGGCGACAGCACGGGCACCCTCGTCACCGTGACCCTCCCGGCCACCGCCTGGAGCTTCACCCCCGGCGACCGGCTGCAGCTGACCATCCGCACCACCGACTCGCAGTTCCAGGGCCAGGCAGCGCCGGCGGCGTACACCGTCGCCCTCGACGGGCCGATCAGCCTGCCGACCGTCAGCCCGATCGCCACAGACCAGAGCGAGGGACAGCCCTCGGTGGGCGTGCTGGTCGGCATCGCGGCGACACTGCTGGCGGGCATCCTGCTCGTCGGGTTCGCCGTGCTCCGCAGCCGACGGGCCGCGAGAAGACCTGCCCCCACCAGCCCTTCTGCCCCCGACCGCCCCGGAACCCCTGTCGACGAAGCAGCCCCGCTCAGCATCCACGGCCTGACAAAACGCTTCCGTTCCGGCTTCCTCGCGGTCGACGACGTCTCGTTCACCGTGGAGCGCGGGCAGGTGCTCGGCCTGCTCGGCGAGAACGGTGCCGGCAAGACCACAACCCTCCGCATGGTGGCCGGCCTCATCCGCCCCGACGCCGGAACCGCCACCTCGTTCGGTGTGGAGATCGCACCCGGCTCGCCGGTGCTCGCCCGGGTCGGCTGCTTCATCGAGGGCCCCGGCTTTCTGCCGCACCTCTCGGGCAGACGCAACCTCGACCTGTTCTGGGCGGCAACCGGCAGGCCGCGGGCCGAGGCCCGGTTCGACGAGGCACTCGCTGTCGCCGACCTCGGGGGAGCCCTCGCCAAACCGGTGCGCGGCTACAGTCAGGGCATGCGCCAGCGCCTCGCGATCGCCCAGGCCATGCTCGGGATGCCCGACCTGCTCATTCTCGACGAACCCACCAACGGGCTCGACCCGCCGCAGATCACGGCCCTCCGCGGGGTGCTGAGGCGCTACGCCGAAGGAGGCCGAACGGTGATCGTGTCGTCCCACCTGCTCGGCGAGGTCGAGCTGACCTGCTCACACATCGTCGTCATGTCGCACGGGAGGGTCGTCGCCACCGGGCCCGTGGGAGATGTCGCGGGCGGCCGGAACCTCGAGGAAGCGTTCCTCTCGCTCATCGGTCCGACGGAGCCGTCAGCATGA